One region of Bacillus zhangzhouensis genomic DNA includes:
- a CDS encoding protein kinase family protein, with protein MSDVKRLAESIQYHEEKRFHKLAYKPAELELCGKGRSAYVFLYKKDGKKMALKVFFPSYQHIARKEAAIYEKLSGSSYYPEIYESGDQYILMEYIKGYTFYECLTKGIPIKKQMIDQVDEALKEAREKGLNPSDIHLRNLILTKEGRIKVIDVARFTQTKACHQWDDLKAAYAYYQKPFFPKKAPRLWLEVIAYLYKKNWLFRGQLNKRNDFSA; from the coding sequence ATGTCAGATGTCAAAAGATTAGCCGAATCAATTCAGTATCATGAAGAAAAACGTTTTCATAAGCTTGCCTATAAACCAGCAGAGCTTGAACTGTGCGGCAAAGGAAGAAGTGCCTATGTCTTTTTATACAAAAAAGACGGCAAGAAAATGGCACTAAAAGTCTTTTTCCCTTCTTATCAGCATATTGCCCGCAAAGAGGCTGCCATTTACGAAAAACTTTCTGGTTCGTCTTACTACCCTGAGATTTATGAGTCTGGGGATCAGTATATTTTAATGGAATATATTAAAGGCTACACATTCTATGAATGCCTTACAAAAGGAATTCCTATTAAAAAACAAATGATTGATCAAGTCGATGAAGCGCTGAAGGAAGCGCGCGAGAAAGGATTGAATCCTTCTGATATTCATCTACGCAATCTGATCTTAACAAAAGAAGGACGGATCAAGGTCATTGACGTGGCCAGGTTCACGCAAACGAAAGCATGTCATCAATGGGATGATTTAAAAGCCGCTTATGCTTATTACCAAAAACCTTTTTTCCCTAAAAAAGCACCGCGTCTGTGGCTTGAAGTGATTGCTTATTTGTATAAAAAGAACTGGCTGTTCCGCGGGCAGCTTAATAAACGAAATGATTTTTCTGCATAA
- a CDS encoding YhcN/YlaJ family sporulation lipoprotein: MRQKWQKTIALVLLPIGLTACGTNNNAGVDTRHNQSGQPVGYHSNQRAEDNNQDHQGPVSELMEGMNGRNTTNVDYRTRPQADDRMPLTGGDGRYSHGDMNYHNQMSFSGYDKQENIQRSRKIANRVNKMNHVADSQVMVTDENVYIAIKSDGRLTSEGVSQIEEAATRYADGRTVQVIKDEGAFTRFRDMRRTQFETGQTGMTR; this comes from the coding sequence TTGAGACAAAAATGGCAAAAAACAATCGCATTAGTGCTTCTTCCTATTGGTTTAACGGCATGTGGTACAAATAACAATGCAGGTGTCGATACACGTCATAATCAATCAGGCCAGCCGGTTGGTTATCATTCGAATCAACGAGCGGAAGACAACAACCAGGATCATCAAGGACCAGTTTCTGAGCTCATGGAGGGAATGAACGGGAGAAATACAACGAATGTTGACTACCGAACACGTCCTCAAGCCGATGATCGAATGCCTCTCACAGGTGGAGATGGACGCTACAGTCATGGAGATATGAACTATCATAACCAAATGTCGTTCTCAGGCTACGATAAACAAGAGAACATTCAGCGTTCAAGAAAAATTGCCAACCGTGTCAATAAAATGAATCACGTGGCAGACTCTCAAGTTATGGTGACGGATGAAAATGTGTATATTGCCATTAAATCAGATGGCCGCCTGACGTCAGAAGGCGTATCACAAATAGAAGAAGCAGCGACTCGTTATGCGGATGGAAGAACAGTCCAAGTCATAAAAGATGAAGGAGCATTCACACGCTTTAGAGATATGAGAAGAACGCAATTTGAAACAGGACAAACAGGCATGACCCGATAG
- the safA gene encoding SafA/ExsA family spore coat assembly protein has translation MKIHIVQKGDSLWKISKKYGVDFQELKKLNSQLSNPDLIMPGMKIKIPSSGVPVKTDQHKAKEMPKTKEHPYVKEKPKDVVQVQDTKPKEKPNEPVPYVPPVPKIEQPVFPQVDVNYYQTNLYQPLTPPPKKDHHEKKDHVHDKKDHKDVHHENKDHKDHKDHVHYENKGHLKDEVAKGYDPFIHIPHQKEEGKDMEHSNYPNLPNFPQMPNVGGAAVGGIAENKEHHHEPYDPYYGYGHYMPAMYPYPQQMVPASPILPGSGLCYPIQPYYHHHMMPYPYPAHPYYPAYQVPAYYGENHEHHANDGHHWQHHMHSNANANANANQGSYPNVSNAAYGKEDCGCDDGMKHHQPWPGHYPNPVPYDQMGAYPAQPYMQPYPGPSVFARPEEEEEG, from the coding sequence TTGAAAATTCATATTGTGCAAAAAGGAGACTCCCTTTGGAAAATTTCAAAGAAATACGGAGTCGACTTTCAAGAATTGAAAAAACTAAATTCACAGCTCAGTAATCCTGATTTGATCATGCCGGGTATGAAGATTAAGATTCCATCTAGTGGTGTTCCTGTGAAAACAGATCAACACAAAGCAAAAGAAATGCCAAAAACGAAAGAACATCCGTATGTGAAAGAAAAGCCAAAAGATGTCGTGCAAGTGCAAGATACGAAACCGAAGGAAAAGCCAAATGAACCGGTACCTTATGTACCGCCAGTGCCAAAAATCGAGCAGCCAGTTTTTCCACAAGTCGATGTGAACTATTATCAGACCAATCTCTACCAGCCACTCACGCCTCCTCCCAAAAAAGATCATCATGAGAAAAAAGATCACGTTCATGACAAAAAGGATCATAAGGATGTTCATCATGAAAATAAAGACCATAAAGATCACAAGGATCATGTTCATTATGAAAATAAGGGCCATTTAAAAGATGAAGTGGCAAAGGGGTATGATCCATTTATTCATATTCCGCATCAAAAAGAGGAGGGAAAAGATATGGAGCACAGCAATTACCCAAACCTTCCTAATTTCCCGCAAATGCCGAATGTGGGAGGGGCAGCGGTAGGAGGAATAGCTGAAAATAAAGAGCATCATCATGAACCATATGATCCTTATTATGGTTATGGTCATTACATGCCAGCAATGTATCCATATCCGCAGCAAATGGTCCCGGCATCGCCAATTTTACCTGGATCAGGTCTATGTTATCCTATCCAGCCATATTATCACCATCACATGATGCCATATCCATACCCGGCTCATCCGTATTATCCTGCGTATCAAGTGCCAGCTTACTACGGGGAAAATCATGAGCACCATGCAAACGACGGACATCACTGGCAGCACCATATGCATTCAAACGCTAACGCAAATGCCAACGCAAATCAAGGTTCTTATCCAAACGTGTCTAATGCAGCATATGGCAAGGAAGACTGCGGATGCGATGATGGCATGAAGCATCATCAGCCATGGCCAGGACATTATCCGAATCCTGTTCCTTATGACCAAATGGGAGCTTATCCAGCTCAGCCTTACATGCAGCCATATCCAGGTCCGTCCGTTTTTGCAAGACCGGAGGAGGAAGAAGAAGGTTAA
- the nadA gene encoding quinolinate synthase NadA, which translates to MSMLNVLANQHAVMMPDEYKHRSDDEMKQRVLEMKRAFGSKLFIPCHHYQKDEVIEFADAAGDSLQLAQIAADNHEAEYIVFCGVHFMAETADMLSNKNQSVLLPDMRAGCSMADMANMKQTDRAWEQLTDLFGDTILPLTYVNSTADIKAFVGKHGGATVTSSNAKKVLEWALTQKERILFLPDQHLGRNTAFDLGIPLEDMAVWDQIEEKLITDQPLSRIKMVLWKGHCSVHEKFTVRNIEDMRKKDRDIQILVHPECTHEVVRASDLAGSTKFIIDTIKQAPSGSKWAIGTEMNLVKRIIAQHPDKQIESLNPDMCPCLTMNRIDLPHLLWSLESIEKGQPVGLIQVNEDTTKDALRALKKMLAIQ; encoded by the coding sequence ATGTCCATGCTTAATGTATTAGCCAATCAACATGCAGTCATGATGCCAGATGAATATAAACACCGCTCTGATGATGAGATGAAGCAGCGAGTGTTAGAAATGAAGCGGGCTTTTGGCTCAAAGCTTTTTATACCATGCCATCATTATCAAAAGGATGAGGTCATCGAATTTGCAGATGCAGCAGGAGATTCATTGCAGCTGGCACAAATAGCGGCAGACAATCACGAGGCTGAATACATTGTGTTTTGCGGTGTTCACTTTATGGCAGAAACGGCAGATATGCTGTCAAACAAGAATCAAAGCGTCCTATTGCCAGATATGAGGGCAGGCTGTTCAATGGCGGATATGGCAAATATGAAACAAACAGACAGAGCATGGGAGCAGCTCACTGATCTGTTTGGTGATACAATACTTCCACTTACGTATGTCAATTCAACAGCAGATATTAAAGCATTTGTCGGCAAGCATGGCGGGGCGACTGTTACTTCGTCAAACGCTAAAAAAGTACTCGAGTGGGCACTGACACAAAAAGAGCGGATTTTATTTCTCCCTGATCAGCATCTAGGGCGTAATACGGCTTTTGACTTAGGTATTCCGCTAGAAGACATGGCTGTCTGGGATCAGATAGAAGAAAAGCTGATCACTGATCAGCCGCTTTCCCGGATCAAGATGGTTTTATGGAAAGGCCATTGCTCTGTACATGAGAAGTTTACTGTTCGGAATATAGAAGACATGAGAAAAAAAGACCGTGACATTCAAATTCTTGTCCATCCTGAATGCACGCATGAGGTCGTAAGGGCTTCTGATCTAGCAGGTTCAACGAAATTTATTATTGATACAATCAAACAGGCGCCATCAGGAAGCAAGTGGGCGATTGGAACAGAGATGAATTTAGTCAAACGGATCATTGCACAGCACCCAGATAAACAAATTGAATCCCTCAACCCAGATATGTGTCCATGCTTGACAATGAACCGGATTGATCTGCCTCATTTGCTATGGTCACTTGAAAGCATTGAGAAGGGTCAGCCCGTTGGGTTGATACAGGTCAATGAAGACACCACGAAAGACGCATTACGTGCACTCAAGAAAATGCTCGCCATTCAATAA
- the nadC gene encoding carboxylating nicotinate-nucleotide diphosphorylase: MERLQLRQMLTHFFTEDIGFGDVSADAIFGDKKGTALIIAKQSGVLAGSQVIDLGYRLLNEQIQTEQFFQEGDWIHSGAVLAKIKGPVNDLLKGERVILNLLQRMTGIATLTHEAVQRLGDSSITICDTRKTTPGLRMLEKYAVKTGGGKNHRFGLSDGVMIKDNHIAACGSIREAVEKARAYAGHMVKIEVEIESETQLIEAIDAKADVIMFDNCSPDEVKRFKQMTPESILTEASGGITLETLPSYRGTGVDLISLGFLTHSAPAFDFSMNMEFSHKGGTTHVHA, from the coding sequence ATGGAACGTTTACAGTTAAGACAAATGCTCACTCATTTTTTCACAGAAGATATTGGCTTTGGAGATGTATCAGCTGATGCCATCTTTGGAGACAAGAAAGGAACAGCTCTTATCATTGCGAAACAATCTGGTGTATTGGCAGGATCACAAGTGATTGATCTAGGATACCGCCTGTTGAATGAACAGATTCAAACTGAGCAGTTTTTTCAAGAAGGTGATTGGATTCATTCTGGTGCTGTACTGGCGAAAATAAAGGGCCCAGTCAACGATTTATTAAAAGGAGAACGGGTCATTTTAAATCTATTGCAGCGAATGACAGGTATCGCCACTTTAACACATGAGGCGGTGCAGCGATTAGGAGACTCGTCTATTACGATTTGTGATACGAGAAAAACGACACCCGGCTTGCGTATGTTAGAGAAATACGCAGTGAAGACAGGGGGTGGAAAGAATCATCGCTTTGGCTTATCGGATGGGGTGATGATTAAAGATAATCATATTGCCGCATGCGGATCTATTCGTGAAGCCGTAGAAAAAGCAAGAGCATATGCCGGTCATATGGTGAAAATTGAAGTGGAAATTGAATCAGAAACGCAGCTTATAGAAGCCATTGATGCAAAAGCGGATGTCATCATGTTTGATAACTGCTCTCCGGACGAGGTAAAACGTTTTAAACAAATGACACCAGAGTCCATTCTGACAGAGGCTTCAGGGGGCATTACGTTAGAGACATTGCCAAGCTACAGAGGGACAGGAGTCGATCTTATTTCACTTGGTTTTCTGACTCATTCTGCTCCAGCATTTGATTTTAGTATGAATATGGAATTCAGTCATAAAGGGGGAACGACTCATGTCCATGCTTAA
- the nadB gene encoding L-aspartate oxidase, with the protein MVTSIKKVIVVGSGIAALSFAKTISKSCQVIMMTKKQFSSSNSMLAQGGIASAFSAHDSLQQHVQDTLDAGCDHNDEKTVQDIVRLGKHLVEQLVAAGCPFDQDETGVPQLGKEGAHTTHRILHAGGDQTGKILVQYLKSQLGSHIHLYEYHHVIDLLVHEGTCMGVVWKDETGHVHTMTADAVVLSTGGCGSLYEINTNDPSVTGDGLMMAYRAGAQLVDLEFVQFHPTLLTVAGKAVGLISEAVRGEGAYLEDETGRRIMKGIHPQADLAPRDVVARAIFHEQQLGHHLYLNIQDIPHFSARFPAIDAMCQRAGVDMASGRLPISPGMHFLMGGISVNEYGETTVPALFAIGEAACTGLHGANRLASNSLLEGLVSGSKAAQRMKQLPKQKETSPPFSIQEIWMVPMISKVQLRQWMTRYAAIVRDEKGLQTLLHTLQHVTFQQINVKDITNEQIELSNQWALAVCLAKSALLRTESRGGHYRMDYKERSDALWRGRQIVHEKGHIHIIKNERIGAKWNVYS; encoded by the coding sequence ATGGTGACATCAATCAAAAAAGTCATTGTGGTGGGATCAGGTATTGCAGCGCTGTCCTTTGCAAAAACCATTTCAAAAAGCTGCCAGGTCATCATGATGACAAAAAAACAATTTTCATCCAGTAATTCCATGCTGGCACAAGGAGGAATCGCTTCTGCCTTTTCAGCACATGATTCACTACAGCAGCATGTGCAAGATACACTAGATGCCGGCTGTGATCACAATGATGAAAAAACCGTACAGGACATTGTGAGGCTTGGAAAACATCTTGTGGAGCAGCTTGTAGCAGCTGGCTGTCCATTTGATCAAGATGAGACGGGAGTGCCGCAATTAGGCAAGGAGGGAGCACACACCACTCATCGCATCTTGCATGCAGGAGGAGATCAAACAGGCAAAATTCTTGTGCAGTATTTGAAAAGTCAGCTCGGCTCACATATTCATTTATACGAATATCATCATGTCATTGATCTATTGGTTCATGAAGGGACATGTATGGGTGTTGTATGGAAAGACGAGACAGGACACGTACATACGATGACCGCAGATGCTGTTGTTTTATCAACTGGCGGCTGTGGCTCCCTATATGAGATCAATACAAATGATCCCTCTGTAACAGGAGACGGACTGATGATGGCCTATCGAGCCGGAGCACAATTAGTGGATCTCGAATTTGTTCAATTCCATCCAACTCTTTTGACGGTCGCTGGAAAAGCAGTTGGTCTCATTTCAGAGGCAGTACGGGGAGAGGGAGCTTATTTAGAAGATGAAACAGGCAGGCGGATCATGAAAGGCATTCACCCACAAGCTGATTTAGCACCTAGAGATGTGGTCGCTAGAGCTATTTTTCATGAGCAGCAATTAGGTCATCATTTGTATCTCAACATCCAAGATATTCCGCATTTTTCTGCTCGTTTTCCAGCAATAGATGCGATGTGCCAGCGTGCAGGTGTCGATATGGCGAGCGGCAGGCTGCCAATTTCCCCAGGTATGCACTTTTTAATGGGCGGAATCAGCGTCAATGAATATGGAGAAACCACTGTTCCAGCGCTATTTGCCATTGGAGAAGCGGCCTGTACTGGCTTACACGGTGCGAATCGATTGGCGAGTAATTCTCTTCTGGAAGGTCTCGTGTCGGGCAGCAAAGCGGCACAAAGAATGAAGCAGCTGCCTAAACAGAAAGAAACAAGTCCACCTTTTTCTATTCAAGAAATATGGATGGTTCCAATGATTTCAAAGGTTCAGCTGAGACAATGGATGACTAGATATGCGGCTATTGTGAGAGATGAAAAAGGCTTGCAGACTTTGCTTCATACGTTACAACATGTCACTTTTCAGCAAATTAATGTGAAGGATATCACAAATGAACAAATCGAATTAAGCAATCAATGGGCATTAGCGGTTTGCCTTGCAAAATCTGCATTACTTCGTACAGAAAGCAGAGGCGGCCATTATCGAATGGATTATAAAGAGCGGAGTGATGCGTTGTGGCGGGGCAGGCAGATTGTTCATGAAAAAGGTCACATTCACATCATAAAAAATGAAAGGATCGGTGCTAAATGGAACGTTTACAGTTAA
- a CDS encoding IscS subfamily cysteine desulfurase, with translation MVYLDYAASAPVSEEALHVFKQLSKHFYGNASSLHDAGGKANDILTYSRQSLAAMIEGEPDGVYFTSGGTESNLLAIQSIINGLPVHKQHVITTSVEHPSVHHAVSNLERLGVKATIIEPNQDGIITVDILKEAILPETGLVSIQHANSETGIIQPLAELAPLLKERNILFHTDAVQTFGKIRVSIKELGVDAVSISSHKVYAPKGAGAVYMGAHVPWKPLYAGAVQENGLRPGTVNVPCIGAFAAASEQTMLRLDEQQKLDKQLRDYFLQQLKIRQLPVRTLQINDNRRMLPHIIGCFFEGFEGQYVMLACNRHGIYLSTGSACASGYHHPSPAVKALRVSDRDALQFIRLSFGWQSSKDDIDQLLHTFEHLQKEKKGA, from the coding sequence TTGGTTTATTTAGATTACGCAGCTTCTGCACCTGTTTCAGAAGAAGCACTGCATGTTTTTAAGCAGTTAAGTAAACATTTCTACGGGAATGCAAGCAGTCTTCATGATGCTGGGGGAAAAGCAAATGACATATTGACTTACAGCAGACAATCACTCGCTGCCATGATCGAGGGTGAACCAGACGGGGTCTATTTTACAAGCGGTGGAACTGAATCCAATCTCCTTGCAATTCAATCGATCATCAATGGACTGCCAGTACATAAACAGCATGTCATCACAACTTCAGTTGAGCACCCTTCTGTTCACCATGCAGTTAGCAACTTAGAGCGTCTTGGCGTAAAAGCCACGATCATTGAACCGAATCAGGATGGAATCATTACAGTGGACATTCTCAAAGAAGCAATCTTACCTGAAACAGGACTAGTATCTATTCAGCATGCTAATTCAGAAACAGGGATTATCCAGCCGCTTGCTGAATTAGCACCTCTTTTAAAAGAAAGGAACATTCTTTTTCATACAGATGCTGTGCAAACATTTGGAAAGATTCGTGTGTCCATCAAAGAACTTGGAGTCGATGCCGTGTCCATCTCAAGTCATAAAGTGTATGCTCCTAAAGGCGCTGGTGCCGTTTATATGGGCGCACATGTTCCTTGGAAACCTTTATATGCAGGTGCAGTTCAAGAAAATGGCTTACGTCCAGGGACAGTGAACGTTCCATGTATCGGTGCTTTTGCTGCCGCGAGTGAACAAACGATGCTTAGGCTGGATGAACAGCAAAAATTAGATAAGCAGCTGCGTGATTATTTTCTTCAACAGTTAAAAATAAGACAGCTGCCTGTTCGTACACTTCAGATCAATGACAATCGCCGCATGCTGCCTCATATTATTGGTTGTTTTTTTGAAGGGTTTGAAGGACAATATGTAATGTTAGCATGTAACCGGCATGGGATTTATCTATCAACTGGGAGCGCATGTGCTTCTGGTTATCATCATCCTTCCCCTGCTGTGAAGGCACTGCGTGTATCAGATCGTGATGCGCTTCAATTTATTCGACTATCATTTGGATGGCAGTCATCAAAAGATGACATCGATCAGCTTTTGCATACATTTGAGCATTTGCAAAAGGAGAAGAAGGGAGCTTAG
- a CDS encoding transcription repressor NadR has translation MEQERKLIGEERRTAILDWLKETDTPLTGSFLAKKAAVSRQVIVQDISLLKAKNEPIIATSQGYVYMAAQHAPEREIEQIIACKHDPARTEEELTLVVDFGVTVKDVIIEHPVYGELTASIRVSTRKQVADFVHHISNTGASYLSELTDGVHLHTLTSYSQKQLDQAIQALDDAGFLIKD, from the coding sequence GTGGAGCAAGAGAGGAAACTTATTGGCGAAGAAAGAAGAACCGCCATTTTAGACTGGCTGAAGGAGACAGATACACCGCTTACTGGAAGCTTTTTAGCTAAAAAAGCGGCTGTTTCTCGGCAAGTCATTGTACAAGATATTTCATTATTAAAAGCCAAAAATGAACCCATTATTGCCACAAGCCAAGGCTATGTGTATATGGCAGCACAGCATGCGCCAGAAAGAGAAATTGAACAAATCATCGCCTGCAAACATGATCCTGCTCGTACAGAAGAGGAACTGACCTTGGTTGTAGACTTTGGAGTGACGGTGAAAGATGTGATTATTGAGCACCCTGTTTATGGTGAACTGACGGCCTCTATACGCGTCAGCACACGGAAACAAGTCGCTGATTTTGTCCATCATATTTCTAACACTGGCGCGTCCTACTTGTCAGAACTAACAGACGGCGTGCACCTGCATACTCTCACTTCTTACAGCCAAAAGCAGCTTGACCAAGCCATTCAAGCGCTGGATGATGCTGGTTTTTTAATAAAAGACTAA
- the pheA gene encoding prephenate dehydratase, with protein MKQLTVGYFGPEATFTHLAVCSCFPKDAVQRAYATIPQCMDAVSKGEVDLAVVPLENALEGSVNLTIDYLIHEEALSIVGEMTAPIRQHLLVHPSRAETWETLDVIQSHPHAIAQCHRFLKKHYPHIPHRPVESTGYAAKYIREHPDEAAGAIANEIAAKTYGLTIVKKDIHDYPHNHTRFVILHKDPDASFPMNSGFSSKPKTTIVVSLPKDDQSGALHRVLSAFSWRNLNLSKIESRPTKTGLGHYLFIIDIEKEMDDVLVPGAIQELEAIGCEVKLLGSYQTYELTNEK; from the coding sequence ATGAAGCAATTAACTGTAGGTTATTTTGGACCAGAGGCAACATTTACTCATTTGGCTGTATGCTCTTGTTTTCCAAAAGATGCAGTGCAGCGTGCCTATGCAACAATTCCGCAATGTATGGATGCTGTGTCAAAGGGCGAAGTCGATTTGGCGGTCGTTCCACTTGAAAATGCACTCGAAGGATCTGTGAACTTAACGATAGATTATTTAATTCATGAAGAAGCACTGTCCATTGTGGGAGAGATGACAGCACCCATTCGGCAGCATTTGCTTGTTCACCCGTCAAGAGCGGAGACCTGGGAAACGTTAGATGTTATTCAATCACATCCTCATGCGATTGCCCAGTGTCATCGTTTTCTGAAAAAGCATTACCCTCATATTCCTCACCGGCCGGTGGAATCAACAGGCTATGCAGCAAAATACATCCGTGAGCATCCAGATGAAGCTGCCGGGGCTATTGCCAATGAAATTGCCGCAAAAACGTATGGTTTGACGATTGTGAAAAAAGACATTCATGATTATCCGCACAACCATACACGCTTTGTGATTTTACATAAAGATCCTGACGCATCCTTCCCAATGAATTCTGGTTTCTCATCAAAACCAAAAACGACCATTGTGGTCAGTCTGCCAAAGGATGATCAATCAGGCGCATTACACCGCGTGCTGTCTGCTTTTTCTTGGAGGAATCTTAACTTGTCAAAAATTGAATCTCGTCCGACAAAAACAGGCCTTGGACATTATTTATTTATTATTGATATTGAAAAAGAAATGGATGATGTCTTAGTCCCTGGTGCAATTCAAGAATTAGAAGCGATTGGCTGTGAGGTCAAGCTGCTCGGCAGCTATCAAACATATGAATTAACGAATGAAAAATAG
- a CDS encoding ACT domain-containing protein — protein MKEETFYLVREDVLPDAMRKTLEVKKLLDRKKADSVADAVQKADLSRSAFYKYRDAVFPFYTMVKEQIITLFFHLEDRSGALSRLLQIVADSGCNVLSIHQTIPLQGRANVTLSISTAGMADDINTVMHQLRKLEFVEKVEILGSGA, from the coding sequence GTGAAAGAAGAAACGTTCTATTTAGTAAGAGAGGATGTACTTCCAGATGCGATGCGAAAAACGCTTGAAGTCAAAAAGCTTCTCGATCGCAAAAAAGCGGATTCAGTTGCTGATGCTGTTCAAAAAGCAGATTTAAGCCGCAGTGCTTTTTATAAATACCGAGATGCTGTTTTTCCATTTTATACAATGGTGAAAGAGCAGATCATCACATTGTTTTTCCACCTTGAGGACCGGTCTGGGGCTCTTTCAAGGCTGCTTCAAATTGTAGCTGACTCTGGCTGTAATGTGTTATCCATTCATCAAACGATTCCGCTGCAAGGAAGAGCGAATGTCACCCTATCGATTAGTACGGCAGGCATGGCAGATGATATTAACACCGTCATGCATCAATTAAGAAAGCTTGAATTTGTCGAAAAAGTTGAAATTCTAGGTTCTGGGGCGTAA
- the obgE gene encoding GTPase ObgE produces the protein MFVDQVKVYVKGGDGGNGMVAFRREKYVPKGGPAGGDGGNGADVVFEVDEGLRTLMDFRYKRHFKADRGEHGMSKNQHGRNAEEMIVKVPPGTVVTDAETEQVLADLTEHGQRAVIAKGGRGGRGNSRFATPANPAPQLSENGEPGKERDVILELKVLADVGLVGFPSVGKSTLLSIVSSAKPKIADYHFTTLVPNLGVVETDDNRSFVMADLPGLIEGAHEGVGLGHQFLRHIERTRVIVHVIDMSGLEGRDPYEDYVTINEELEQYNMRLTERPQIIVANKMDMPDAADNLEAFKEKLTDDYKVFPISAITREGLRELLFEIANQLETTPEFPLYNEDELSDNRVMYRFDEGDAPFEISRDPDGTFVLTGKALERLFKMTDFSRDESVKRFSRQLRGMGVDDALRERGAKDGDIIRLLEFEFEFID, from the coding sequence ATGTTTGTAGATCAGGTTAAAGTGTATGTTAAAGGCGGTGACGGCGGAAACGGTATGGTGGCGTTCCGTCGTGAAAAATATGTACCAAAGGGCGGCCCAGCAGGCGGTGACGGCGGAAATGGTGCAGATGTTGTATTTGAAGTAGACGAAGGACTCAGAACATTAATGGACTTTCGTTATAAGCGCCATTTCAAGGCTGACCGCGGCGAGCACGGAATGAGTAAAAATCAGCATGGCCGAAATGCAGAAGAAATGATTGTCAAAGTTCCGCCGGGTACGGTTGTGACAGATGCAGAGACAGAACAAGTACTAGCTGACTTGACAGAGCATGGGCAGCGGGCTGTGATTGCCAAAGGCGGACGTGGCGGACGTGGAAATTCACGCTTCGCAACACCCGCAAACCCTGCACCACAGCTTTCTGAAAACGGTGAGCCGGGTAAAGAACGTGACGTCATCTTAGAATTAAAAGTACTTGCAGATGTTGGACTTGTTGGTTTCCCAAGTGTCGGGAAGTCAACGTTGCTTTCGATTGTCTCTTCTGCGAAGCCAAAAATTGCAGATTATCATTTTACAACGCTTGTGCCGAACCTCGGAGTTGTTGAAACAGACGATAACCGAAGCTTTGTTATGGCGGATCTGCCAGGACTTATTGAAGGAGCGCATGAAGGCGTTGGCTTAGGTCATCAATTTTTACGTCATATTGAGCGTACACGTGTTATTGTCCATGTCATTGATATGTCTGGACTTGAAGGGCGTGATCCATACGAAGACTACGTGACAATTAATGAAGAGCTTGAGCAATACAATATGAGACTCACAGAGCGTCCGCAAATCATTGTTGCGAACAAAATGGACATGCCAGATGCAGCTGACAATTTAGAGGCATTTAAAGAAAAATTAACGGATGACTATAAAGTGTTCCCAATTAGCGCGATTACAAGAGAAGGGCTTCGTGAGCTCTTATTTGAAATTGCCAATCAACTTGAAACAACACCAGAATTCCCGCTCTATAATGAAGATGAGCTGTCGGATAACCGCGTGATGTACAGGTTTGATGAAGGCGATGCACCATTTGAGATCTCAAGAGATCCTGATGGCACATTTGTCTTAACGGGTAAAGCACTTGAGCGGCTCTTTAAGATGACAGACTTCTCAAGAGATGAATCCGTTAAACGATTCTCTAGACAGTTACGCGGAATGGGTGTCGATGATGCCTTGCGTGAGCGCGGTGCAAAAGATGGCGACATCATTCGTCTGCTTGAATTTGAATTCGAATTTATCGATTGA